From Desulfovibrio intestinalis, one genomic window encodes:
- the pgsA gene encoding CDP-diacylglycerol--glycerol-3-phosphate 3-phosphatidyltransferase, with product MLNLANKITLLRILMTPLVVLLLYFEGPITCKLATLAFIFASLTDWADGYVARRSNMVTSMGKFLDPLADKVLICSVLIMFVKLGWTPAWVVIIMVCRELVVTGLRTIAIDEGIVLAADKFGKAKTIMQIFAIVPLMLHYPLWGMNLSPIGEWLLYAALALALISGSNYCYDFYCRTRINKESGKA from the coding sequence ATGCTTAATCTTGCTAATAAAATTACGCTATTACGTATTCTTATGACCCCATTGGTGGTTTTGCTTCTCTATTTTGAGGGCCCGATCACCTGTAAGCTTGCAACATTGGCTTTTATTTTTGCCTCGCTGACCGACTGGGCAGACGGCTATGTAGCCCGACGTTCAAATATGGTAACAAGCATGGGCAAATTTCTTGATCCCCTGGCAGACAAGGTACTTATCTGCTCTGTGCTCATCATGTTCGTCAAACTGGGCTGGACGCCAGCTTGGGTTGTTATCATCATGGTCTGCCGTGAGCTAGTAGTTACTGGCCTGCGTACCATTGCCATTGATGAAGGTATTGTGCTTGCAGCTGACAAATTCGGCAAAGCCAAAACCATTATGCAAATTTTTGCCATTGTGCCCCTTATGCTGCATTATCCCCTTTGGGGCATGAACCTGAGCCCCATAGGTGAGTGGCTGCTTTATGCCGCCTTGGCGTTGGCCCTCATATCAGGCTCCAACTATTGCTATGATTTTTATTGCCGCACACGCATAAATAAGGAATCCGGCAAGGCATGA
- a CDS encoding tetratricopeptide repeat protein: MTEKIEWYKEVLELEPNSKVFFPLARLLVEEGRTEEATGILELGLARHDEFLEARLFLIELLYKTGQQNACEAQVKKLSRMFSAYSGFWQAWASTLAAENQGADTATVMRFLALNFAKGPVSLSDVLEQGVNSLLGHGTAQAGQINASPVLDQEPIRVQASHEDFAKNETTNARESQLAPEDGLTAQLSDHQDFIQAVDVPAQLLAPNDINAPFADQNTHNGGAHEYLPHDSMQGDDLSHKALSEFDPEDMTDEDAALPEASMQTADTAPSSVGAYEPEHAALSENEPSASEAVAEGLTNSTGEETEESEERFSLRTRSMAEVLAEQGDIKGALDIYHELAAAATAPEENADLRQRIATLNARLGSAQPVEQTLETAESGASTGKDKLISMLEALAERVEARAHS, from the coding sequence ATGACGGAAAAAATTGAGTGGTATAAAGAGGTTCTGGAACTTGAGCCCAACTCAAAGGTTTTTTTTCCTCTGGCGCGTCTGCTAGTTGAAGAAGGTCGTACTGAGGAAGCTACTGGTATTCTGGAGCTTGGCCTGGCGCGACACGACGAATTTCTTGAAGCGCGCCTTTTTTTGATTGAGCTGCTATACAAGACGGGGCAACAGAACGCCTGCGAAGCGCAAGTGAAAAAGCTCAGTCGCATGTTTTCTGCCTACTCCGGATTCTGGCAGGCGTGGGCATCAACTCTGGCCGCTGAGAATCAAGGGGCCGACACTGCAACTGTAATGCGCTTTTTGGCGCTCAACTTTGCTAAAGGCCCTGTATCGTTGAGTGACGTGCTGGAGCAAGGCGTCAACAGCCTGCTTGGTCATGGAACTGCGCAAGCTGGACAGATCAATGCCAGCCCAGTACTTGATCAGGAACCAATACGGGTTCAAGCATCACATGAAGATTTTGCAAAAAATGAAACAACCAACGCACGTGAGTCTCAACTTGCCCCGGAAGATGGCCTGACAGCACAGCTTTCAGACCATCAGGATTTCATTCAGGCTGTTGACGTTCCGGCGCAACTGCTTGCACCAAATGATATAAACGCACCCTTTGCCGATCAAAATACCCACAACGGCGGGGCTCATGAATATCTTCCACATGATTCTATGCAAGGTGACGATCTTTCCCACAAAGCATTGAGCGAATTTGACCCGGAAGACATGACGGACGAGGATGCGGCTTTGCCTGAAGCTTCTATGCAAACCGCTGATACCGCACCTTCCAGTGTTGGGGCATATGAACCCGAACACGCAGCGCTGAGCGAAAATGAACCTTCAGCTTCAGAAGCGGTTGCCGAAGGACTGACAAACTCCACAGGCGAAGAGACCGAAGAAAGCGAAGAGCGCTTTTCATTGCGCACTCGTTCTATGGCTGAAGTGCTGGCTGAGCAGGGTGATATCAAGGGAGCTCTGGATATTTATCATGAGTTGGCCGCTGCGGCCACGGCTCCTGAAGAAAATGCCGACCTGCGGCAGCGTATAGCCACGCTCAACGCTCGGTTGGGCAGCGCACAACCAGTGGAACAAACGCTTGAAACTGCCGAATCGGGGGCTTCCACCGGCAAAGACAAGCTTATAAGCATGCTTGAAGCGCTGGCCGAACGCGTTGAGGCCAGGGCGCACAGCTAA
- a CDS encoding protein-L-isoaspartate(D-aspartate) O-methyltransferase translates to MTTAAVDPKRLRRRMVRDQLEARGIKNAEVLAAMSAVPRHLFVQEALRAQAYEDTPLPIGHGQTISQPYVVALMSQLLEVSRGMRVLEIGTGSGYQAAVLATMGCTVFTVERLKELYQSTAGLLRQLGLRGIHMQRRDGTLGMPEAAPFDRIIVTAGGPEVPRPLTDQLDEGGILLIPVGPRPRAQRLMRLRKEQGRLTSEDLGPAIFVDLVGDHGW, encoded by the coding sequence ATGACAACCGCCGCGGTGGATCCCAAGCGACTGCGGCGGCGCATGGTGCGTGACCAACTTGAAGCCAGAGGAATAAAAAATGCTGAAGTATTGGCAGCCATGAGCGCCGTGCCTCGGCATCTTTTTGTTCAGGAAGCTTTGCGCGCTCAAGCTTACGAGGACACGCCGCTCCCCATTGGTCATGGACAAACCATTTCGCAGCCCTATGTAGTAGCTCTGATGAGTCAGCTACTTGAGGTGAGCAGGGGTATGCGCGTTCTGGAGATTGGCACCGGGTCCGGTTATCAGGCTGCGGTGCTGGCAACTATGGGCTGCACTGTTTTTACGGTAGAACGCCTGAAAGAACTCTATCAAAGCACAGCAGGACTCTTGCGGCAGCTGGGCTTGCGCGGTATCCACATGCAGCGGCGTGACGGAACGCTGGGAATGCCCGAAGCTGCACCCTTTGACAGAATTATTGTGACAGCAGGTGGCCCGGAAGTTCCGCGCCCCCTGACCGACCAGCTGGATGAAGGCGGAATTTTGCTTATTCCGGTAGGGCCTCGCCCACGAGCTCAACGGCTTATGCGCCTTCGCAAAGAGCAGGGGCGTCTAACAAGTGAGGACTTGGGACCTGCCATTTTTGTGGACCTGGTGGGCGACCACGGCTGGTAA
- a CDS encoding Mrp/NBP35 family ATP-binding protein produces MASCSSCSSSSSCPSATGKGGDGKCNDPMAQQDKIIADRLGHIRHKIFVMSGKGGVGKSSVTVNTAAALARRGFKVGILDVDMHGPSVPNLLGLTSTVEMDPNGELMLPAAYNENLAVISMDSLLQDRDQAILWRGPKKTAAIRQFISDVKWGDLDFLLIDSPPGTGDEHMTVMQSIPDALCVVVTTPQEISLADVRKAINFLQYTNSNVLGVVENMSGLVCPHCHQEIDLFKKGGGEELAKRYALKFLGAIPLDPTTVVAADRGVPVVYLDAESPAKTAFLDLADAIASACDNSLEALASTHAGS; encoded by the coding sequence ATGGCTTCCTGTTCCTCCTGTTCTTCGTCTTCCTCTTGTCCCAGTGCTACGGGCAAGGGTGGAGACGGAAAATGCAATGACCCAATGGCCCAACAAGACAAAATTATTGCCGACAGGCTCGGGCACATTCGGCATAAAATCTTTGTCATGAGTGGCAAGGGTGGGGTGGGCAAAAGCTCCGTTACGGTGAATACAGCCGCAGCACTTGCCCGGCGTGGCTTCAAAGTGGGCATTCTTGATGTCGACATGCACGGTCCGAGCGTCCCCAACCTTCTTGGCCTTACCAGCACTGTTGAGATGGACCCCAATGGCGAACTGATGCTGCCAGCGGCGTACAACGAAAATCTGGCCGTCATCTCTATGGATTCGCTACTTCAGGATAGAGACCAGGCCATTTTATGGCGCGGTCCCAAAAAAACGGCAGCCATCCGGCAGTTTATTTCTGATGTGAAGTGGGGAGACCTGGATTTTCTGCTTATTGACTCGCCTCCCGGCACTGGCGATGAGCATATGACTGTTATGCAATCTATCCCCGACGCGCTCTGCGTGGTAGTTACAACACCACAAGAAATTTCCCTTGCTGATGTGCGCAAGGCCATAAACTTCCTGCAGTATACCAACTCCAACGTGTTGGGCGTGGTAGAAAATATGAGCGGCCTTGTCTGCCCGCATTGCCACCAGGAAATTGACCTGTTTAAAAAAGGCGGCGGCGAAGAACTCGCCAAGCGTTATGCGCTGAAATTCTTGGGTGCGATCCCCCTGGATCCCACCACAGTAGTCGCAGCGGACCGTGGCGTCCCCGTTGTTTATCTTGATGCAGAAAGCCCGGCAAAAACTGCCTTTCTGGATTTGGCGGATGCCATAGCATCCGCATGCGACAACAGCCTGGAAGCCTTGGCCAGCACACACGCTGGCAGCTAA
- a CDS encoding FtsB family cell division protein has translation MFWRSFILVVLGLVSVVLFSRMVWGPTGLLEYRELKKQYSDLEKQIADLDAENMALSREIRLLQSDNQYVEKVIRQRLHYVRDNEVLYLFDASVKPHREP, from the coding sequence ATGTTCTGGCGTTCTTTTATTCTTGTAGTGCTTGGTCTTGTGAGTGTAGTGCTTTTCAGCCGTATGGTGTGGGGCCCTACTGGCCTGCTGGAATATCGCGAACTCAAAAAACAATACTCTGACCTTGAAAAGCAAATAGCTGACCTGGACGCGGAGAACATGGCTCTAAGCCGTGAAATTCGCCTTTTGCAATCAGACAATCAATACGTTGAAAAAGTAATCCGGCAGCGCCTGCACTATGTGCGCGATAACGAGGTGCTTTACCTCTTTGACGCATCGGTCAAGCCTCATCGGGAGCCGTAG
- a CDS encoding M23 family metallopeptidase — protein sequence MRKKNMFSTVLGIFVLAVLGVGGYTFFKDLEGPIIEVSPNTGRVSPASVLKITMRDVSGIRSVTVGVKKNNVLNVIFSKHFDQYLPERTVEVTLRDANLREGAFDLEVRSTDGSLAGFGQGNTRTLQLPMRLDTQPPRISVKTLPPNVRRGGAAVVRYTIDEDVTTSGVLVAGYFVPGYLQKDGSYICFFPFPYTMTAKDYKNSVEITATDLAGNVAKNRLTVMAFERVFKSDSLELTDNFLLGVEGKLRHLAPNAANPLECYLYINNQIRAANVDDLRNISRDSASAMLWSGVFTRMPRSAPRAGFADHRFYSYQGKQVGESYHLGFDLASVRNAEVPAANSGRVIFSGDLGIYGNIVVLDHGLGLMSLYSHLNDSVVNAGEVVQKGQLLGHTGTTGLAFGDHLHFGIMVGGVEVTPLEWLDPKWIRDNITDRLDASMAQ from the coding sequence ATGCGAAAAAAAAATATGTTTTCTACTGTGCTTGGTATTTTTGTTTTGGCCGTTCTTGGAGTGGGCGGCTATACTTTCTTTAAGGATCTTGAAGGTCCCATTATTGAAGTTTCTCCCAATACTGGCAGGGTGTCTCCGGCCAGTGTACTTAAGATTACTATGCGGGATGTCTCAGGAATTAGATCCGTTACAGTCGGTGTGAAAAAAAATAACGTACTTAATGTTATTTTTAGCAAACACTTTGATCAATACTTACCCGAACGTACGGTTGAAGTTACCCTTAGGGACGCCAACCTTCGTGAGGGAGCTTTTGATCTTGAAGTACGCTCCACAGACGGGTCGCTGGCTGGCTTTGGTCAGGGGAATACCCGTACTTTGCAGCTTCCAATGCGTCTTGATACGCAGCCCCCTCGTATTTCGGTCAAAACACTGCCCCCCAACGTGCGCCGTGGCGGCGCTGCGGTTGTTCGCTATACCATTGATGAGGACGTAACAACCAGCGGCGTTCTTGTGGCGGGTTATTTTGTGCCGGGCTATCTGCAAAAAGACGGCAGTTATATTTGCTTTTTCCCCTTCCCCTACACGATGACGGCGAAGGATTACAAAAATAGTGTAGAAATCACTGCTACGGACCTTGCAGGCAACGTTGCCAAAAACCGCTTGACGGTTATGGCCTTTGAGCGCGTATTCAAAAGCGACAGCCTTGAACTGACCGATAATTTTTTGCTGGGTGTAGAGGGCAAATTGCGCCACCTGGCACCCAATGCTGCCAACCCTCTTGAGTGTTACCTCTATATCAATAATCAGATTCGCGCCGCCAATGTCGATGATTTGCGTAATATAAGCAGAGATTCGGCATCAGCCATGCTGTGGAGCGGTGTTTTTACACGCATGCCCCGCTCGGCCCCGCGCGCGGGTTTTGCAGACCACCGCTTTTACAGTTACCAAGGTAAGCAGGTCGGCGAGTCTTATCATCTGGGATTCGACCTTGCCTCGGTGCGTAACGCCGAAGTGCCTGCCGCCAATAGTGGCCGCGTGATTTTCAGCGGCGACCTGGGTATTTACGGTAATATAGTTGTACTCGATCATGGCCTGGGGCTCATGTCCCTTTACTCTCACCTCAATGACTCCGTGGTTAACGCGGGCGAAGTCGTGCAGAAGGGGCAGCTTCTTGGACACACTGGCACCACAGGGCTGGCCTTTGGTGACCATCTGCACTTTGGCATCATGGTGGGTGGCGTTGAAGTGACTCCCTTGGAGTGGCTTGATCCTAAATGGATACGCGACAACATTACTGACAGACTTGATGCCTCAATGGCCCAGTAG